The following are from one region of the Gossypium hirsutum isolate 1008001.06 chromosome D03, Gossypium_hirsutum_v2.1, whole genome shotgun sequence genome:
- the LOC107933689 gene encoding glycine cleavage system H protein, mitochondrial: protein MALRMWASSTANALKISCSSKPNVSLAFSLSRCFSTVLDGLKYANSHEWVKHEGPVATIGITDHAQDHLGEVVFVELPEPGGSVSQGKGFGAVESVKATSDINSPISGEVVEVNSKLSETPGLINSSPYADGWMIKVKPSSPSELESLMGPKEYTKFCEEEDASH from the exons ATGGCACTCAGAATGTGGGCTTCTTCCACTGCCAATGCACTCAAAATCTCTTGTTCCTCCAAACCTAATGTTTCCCTTGCTTTCTCACTCTCTAGATGCTTTTCCACTG TTTTGGATGGGCTGAAGTATGCTAATTCACATGAATGGGTGAAGCATGAAGGTCCTGTGGCTACCATTGGCATCACTGACCATGCTCAG GACCATCTTGGAGAAGTAGTGTTTGTGGAGTTGCCGGAACCAGGTGGTTCAGTGAGCCAAGGAAAAGGGTTTGGAGCAGTGGAAAGTGTTAAAGCAACAAGTGATATCAATTCCCCAATCTCCGGCGAAGTCGTGGAGGTTAACTCCAAGCTGTCCGAAACTCCGGGCCTG ATCAACTCAAGCCCATATGCAGATGGATGGATGATCAAAGTGAAGCCAAGCAGTCCATCAGAGTTAGAATCATTGATGGGTCCAAAGGAATACACCAAATTCTGTGAGGAAGAAGATGCTTCCCACTAA